The stretch of DNA CGTAAAGGCCAGGCAGTTCAGCGCGCTGATTTCTGAGAAGGAAATGCTGCCGCTGGACAGCGTCGGGGAGGGCACACTGCGCCGCGACACGTGCAGCACAGGTGACACTGGCCGCAGGACTCGCGGCTGTTTGCCTGCTGGGCCGAACGAGCCTTCGCGAACAGCCCGTGCCGTTCCATGTGGGCAGCGAAACGGGCAGCGCGGCAGCTGCGGGTCACAGCCCGCTCGGGCCGTTCAGTTCTCCAGGGGAAACGGCGCCTGGAGCctggcaccggcaccggcactggcactgctgtgccCGCCCGGCACTTCCGGAAAGGCACCCGGGGCCTCTCCGGCTTTCTCGGGACCGACACGGCCCATGCCGCAGGCAGGGCGCTCCCCCCACGGGCCTCACCCGTCACGCAGTCGGGacaccagctcctgccctcGGCGTCCTTATCGCCGCAGAAGAGCGCGAAGATGGGCCGGCCGTGGTAGCTCTGCGCCGTCCGCACGAACTCGGGGTACCCGCGGACCTGCAtctcctcccagcccatggcgGCAGCAGCGGAGgctccgcccggcccggcccgcgcggCCGCCGTAGCTCCGCGCGCTCCCGGCGGCccctgcggcggcggcgggaccgGGTTCGAACGGCGCCGGGTGCGGCCCGGCCGCCCGTGCTGCCTCCCTCCGTTCCTCCGTTCCTCCGTTCCTCCGTCTTGCCTCCCTTCCTCGCGGCAGCGCCCGGGGCCCGCCGGTGCCGCCCGGGACCCCGTGAGGGCCCGGGGCGGTTGATTGCAGAGAGGCCGCCCCAATCTTCTGTCTGCGGCTCCTCGGGCTGATTCTCCCTTTGCTACTCACCTCAGACCCGGGATGGCTTTTGCGAGTCTGAAATAACGGTTTATTCTCGCATTCACAGCTGTTATCACAAGCAAGGGATAATAGCGGGATTTGCTCTCGAGCCGATGAGATGGTACCAAGCAAGACAGCGGTGGCTCATGATGCGTTTGAATTCACCACCCAGCGATACAGGAATGAAGCTAAAGCTTTACAAACACAGGTACCATTTGCCGTCTGTAGCGATACTGAATTGGTTTTCTTTGTGATTGTAACAAAAAGATGATTCTGACCCACTTCATGAGACAACCCAGCAGGGAGTGTCATACTAGCTTTCCTCGTGCTGTCACGCATTATCTTGGCACTGTCCTTTAGTAAGGCTAGAGATCACAAACTGTATATGTAATTATTCTTAATTGTCTATTGTGGTTCAATCCCAGTAGGCAGCTGAGCATGGGGCCACTTGCTCAccctctcccagctgggatggggaagagaacTGGAAGGTGAAAAGTATGAAAAGTTATGGGTTGCGATAAAGGCAGGTTAACAAGGAAAGCCAATGCTTTCCTGTTTGTGtgcacaaacaaagcaaaataaggaattcatTCTCTACATCCCATCAGCAGGCAGGAATTCAGCCATTTCCATGACTTCAGCACATATAACAGTGACTTAGGAAGACAAATCCTGTCACCAGtctcccctttctccttcttccctgcagcttttactgctgagcatgatgccacaGGGTATGGAATATTCCTTTTGTCAGTTGGGGTCAGCCATCCAGTTGTTTCCTCTCTAGCTTCTTGCCCACCCCCAGGTTACTCAGTGGTGAgcaggtgaggagcagaaaaagcCTTGACCTCTGTGAGCATTGCTTAGCAAGAGTGAAAACATTGGTGTGCCGTTAGCGCTGTGTTCATCATAAATCCAAAACAGTGCCATCATGACAGAGAGGTATCACCTGTGTATGTAGCATTCTGTATAACATCAGGGTTCTTTTACACTTTGAACAGCTCCAGTTTAATAGAAATGTTCCTGCAGTTCCAGAGAACTTGGCTCTCAGATTCTCTCACCCCCGTCCAATTATAATAGAAAAACTGAAGGCATCCAGTGATCAGAGAAATCTCGTTGGAAGTGAGGACCTCAGCCTGAGAAGCTCTAGGATGTTCTCAGTGGTATCTGAAGAGAGACTTAAATTGGCTGTTCAGCTGGCCAAAAGGGACATGAAACAAAGACGTCGCGAAGAGCAAGTAAAACAGCAGGTGTTTGGAGATGCCTTCAGTGCACCCTTGCGGACTCAGAAATCACAACCGCAGAAGACGGAAGTACTTGCAAGTcgagaaaataaaaataccctgAAGTCTCAGACTCGCTTGACATGTCAGCAGAGGCTCGACCAGCCTTCCCGAGGGGAGTCTGCCAGCTCTGACACGAACCTTTACCTCTGCGTAGTTAAGGAAGGAAAGCCAGTACCAGCTGTTTTGGACTCTCCTCCTACCCATGACACAGGACCAGACCCCAAgccaaatttaaataaaaaagaacatcAAAATATGCAGGAAGTCCGGCATCTGCAAAAAGAATTGAGGAGCTATGTCCAGAAAATTGAAGATATTATTAAAAAAGGTGTAAGACTGAACAGTAATTATGTTATATAAATGTACACTGGtttgttgatatttttttcccctgttttttcgGTTGGATTAGAATTCATATTTATGTCTGGACTTTTGAGAACCATCtatttttttgaaaagtaaataaaagaataGCTAGCCAGCTTAAGCAGTTGGTTCTTTTGTAATAACTAGCAGGAGGTTTAACCGTTCCTAATTTTGAGTGCTTTATCTGCAACTTTGTCATAAACTAAGGGGCcacatgattttttaaataactaatAAGCTATATTGCATTAGACTGTATAGTCAAATTCTAAATAGAAACAGGATGTAGAGTTTACAATAACTAACTTGCATTACTGTTAAAGGAACCCCCACAAATATGTGGTTTGGTTCTGCATGGAAAAGGCTTATTACTAAATTATGTCTGTTGTCATGGCTTAATTGGCATTTTCACAGGTTAAATTAAGATATAAAACTTTATATTCTATGCTTTTTAGGGAGAGATAGAGAACTTCTAGATCCTGAAAAGGAGCAGCGGCTTTGCGCTAGGAGACGGCAACAAGCTGCACGGTCAGCTCGGATGCTGTATGTACTCCAGCAACAGGTAGGAGCCATGGTTTTAAGCTGGGATGCATAGGAGCTTAGTTTGTTGTGACGAATTTGTCAGAAACTAACTGAAACAAGAGAAAGTCAATTGGGTTATCTCTGAAGTTCCTTGGCATTCTCGTTTAGATCTGAATGGTGTGACTGATTTCCCTCCTGGCTGGACAGAGAGATGAGCATCACTGTTGGAAAATCTCAGATGCTACAGTGAAGATCTATTGTTCATTTATAGACATGGAACTAATTCTGACTGACTTGCTCCTCTCTGTCTCCTTTCTTGATAAACAGGTAAAAGAAATTCAGGACGATTTAGAGAAACTGAGTCCTCATACAATCAAACATACTAAAAAGGTAAGATGTAATTATCCTTCAGGCTGTAAGTGACTTATTGACAGAGTTTTCTGGATAATTGAGTTTGATTGTCTAGGGTGCAGCTAAGTCCTCTCCGGAATGGAGATTTCCTTTGTATCTTACATGTTTCATCTCATTCTCCGAGAAGTATGGCTCACTTGGCCTGATACTgcctttgctgcttctgctcaaGTCTCATCTGTAGTAAATGAGAGGAAGGTGGTTGGTCTTCTGCGCTCAGGTGGCTTCTAATTCCTTCTTCATTCCAATTTCTTTTTGCAAGGAACAATATGTTCAACTCTTGACTACTTTTTTTAGACTTCTGGTTGATGACACTCAGCCTTACCAGCcttctttctgattttcttctctgacCAGCACATTTCAGAGTGACAGCTGCGATCATGCCTACAGTCTAGCCAATGTTGCCCTGTAGTTCTCTTGTGCTTTTTTGATCacctgcattttcttctgtaacaAAACAAGGAGGATtgagaatattttgtttgtgCAATTGTTGCACATTACTCTCCAGCCAACTGTAGATGGCTACAGTTCTGTGTTGGCACAGGTAGTAGAAAACATCATGACCTGCTATACCCAGGCTGTTTTACCTGGAGCCAGCATGACATTGATAGGAGTACTCTTGTGAGGAATCTTGAGTAAATTACTTCAatgcctgttttgttttgtctcacAAATGGATTCATATCAATTAAAATTATTCCAAGCCTGAGTGCTTCTGCATGACATTTCAGCAACAATTCTTCCAGTAGTATAAGTATCCATAGAAACTATAGTtattaaagcatttatttatttttcatttttccagtctCAAGCAGTATCCAGGttagcagcagcacacagaggagCTGTACGAACCTTGCAGGCATTTGCCAATCAGTTTACAGATCAAACAGATGAGCAGATTCCTGCCCATTTCAAGGAACTGGGCAGTCTCATTCGTCAACTATCTCTCTGCTCTGCCAAACTAGAAGGGGATTCTTCCATTTCTGAAGCTATCATAGACATTTTGCTGCAAGTTGaggtaggaaaaaaacatttgtttttgcTAAGGCAGGAAAGAGGTAGTGAAATATGAGATTGTGTTAATGAAATGGCAGAATATATTactgggtttgtttttattttttaaaggccATATTTTCTAATGTAAAAATGTACCTCTAATGTTCCTAAGTAATGGTGGTCTAAAAGAGATATGCATACTAAACACAGAAGCTACCTACTGCTGGTCTTGTTGATGCTGTTCCTAGCTTTCTTGGCTGTCCTGGTAGAATGAAGACTGGTAGTGATAGTCGTAACAAAGCATCAGTTTCTAATTCATTAGTCATTTTCAGGACAGAGATAATTCATTTTATACATAGGTGTGCATTAAGTGTTTTATTACTCTGGGTGCATGCTTCAGTCATCAGCATCAGTGGTGAGCACCTGAGCATCTCGTACAGTGATGTGTGCAGAGTTGTCCAGGCAGAAGATAAAGCTGTGGGTACAAGAGTTACTTGGCTCTGTGCCCTTCAAATATCTTTTTTACTGATATCTGATGACTTATACATGTCATTGGTATCATAGAAAAGTTCTGATTCATGTTGTCTGCtgcacaaatgaaaaaaaaccaatacTTTCcttaaaatactgttaaaaCTGTAAGagctatatttttaattttagttttatgaCCTGCTTATGAGAACAGTAAGAGTGCTAACTGCCTGGGAATGGAAAAGGAGGTAGTTGTTTAAGTTTGGACGTAGCATTGGAAAAGGTGTCTGTGTTACCATAGTCATGTGACCGTGAAGTTTTTGTTGGTCTGTAGCCCTTGTGTTCAATTCTTTTAGAGCATTCTGTAAGCAAATGGTTTGCTGGAGTCAGTTGTAAATACAAAAAATGTAAGCCTTTTCAGCAAGATTGAAGTTAATAATGTGAAAAAACTTCTACATGAACAAGCTATCAGTCTGAAAAAACCTGAAAGttataatctgaaaaaaaacaaaacaaaacaaaacaaaaccagaccaAAAAAGCTCCAACTGCTTAGAATGTcttgaatttgcttttcattaCATCAGATTTACTGAGAGAGTAATTAAAACTGTAAATATTTGGTACAGGATCTGAATTCACTGctggaaaacaagcaaacaccaaaaacagtgaagaaatacatttcagcttctcaggccaaatCTCCAAGGAACAATGAGACATTTCCAGACAGAAAGCACTTTCTATCtccaaaaggagaaaacaaacctCTCACCTTAAAGGGACAGCATGGACAAGGGTCTAAAAAAACTCCATGTGCCAGGAGTCTTATGACTGGTTTGTATTTTGAATaactaaatacatttttatcaCTTGTCATCTGCAGTTCAGTTTTTTATTATGGTATTGTTGGTCAGAAGTTGGTTAGATGTTAGCAAATCAGTCTAACAAAAACCAGGCTGTGGTTGTTTAACTGTTCATACTGAAAAGTTATTCTGTGTCTTTGGCTCAGAATTCCCTTGGTTGGTACAATTTCTTTACTTCTGGGAGCAGTAGCTGTTTTATCCTGGCCAGTTCAttactgttaatattttttgcACAACAGTCACACTTTTGTACCTAGAGACACATGAACTGATGGTTAAGCTGAAGGCTTGGGAGTTCTCACCACTATCTTGCAGTGCAACTGTTTGGAATTGGCTTTCTATAtaattcttttgcttttgataTGAAAGGAAAGGAGCTTTATTCTTTCTCAAGGTGTTGTGAGATAAATATACCTGAAGTGTTTTGGCACCTCATGAAAGCCACTGTGAGTTCTTAcattattatataaattatattaactgtttttcttctttgtggtgACTTTCTCATACCTCAGGCTGGTTTGTACTGTAATAGTAAGTATTCGCTATTGTCCCCAGGTAGCAAGAATTCCATGTGCCGAATTCTGGCAGTCCAGGGAGACAGTATATAAACATCTAATGGTTTCCATATGTCTTGCTGCCTAAAAGAGGATGCTTTGTTATCACCGCCTAGACCTCATATAGCAATTGCTCCCAAAAGGCTTTCCCATGActtgcatatatatgtatattttcaaatatctctgtacatataaatatgtatatgcACACAAACACCAAACCTTCCTGTTCATCAAAACAATGTAAGAAGGACAATTTCTTTAATACTTGTCAGGAAATACAAGgctagaatttttctttttgtctttgattttttttaaattatggtaGAGCTTAGAAGTTCATGATAAGGTATACCTAGCATAACAGAGGTATcaaatgtagaaaaaaagacaattctTGCCTCTTTCAATTTACAGTTAACAGTTCATATGTTAATTTTAGTATAGATAAACACTGACATGttgcaaatatttcagcagtTCAACAGGCAAACAGTTGTGCTCATGTATTACACAATAAATACCAAGAAGAAAATGGCCCACCTACTTCAGAGAGAAATGCTACTTTGCAAGGAAGCACAGATGTACTGGTGAGAGCTAGAGCTGTAAAAAAAGAGTCTGTCCTTGAAAGTGGTGCTTTGAAGAAGAAAGTTGTGTTATTGCCTGCAAAACCACAGGTATGGAAGTGATAAATCATTTATGCTGTCTTCTACCTGTTTTCTGGGATTTGTTGTATAATGTAAGGCACTGTCAAAGCTTCGCACTTCCTCACAATATTGCTATTCTGAGCTAGGAGACATAGAGGGATAAACTATGTCATCTGCCTGATATTTCTAGTGGTTATGGCTATTTTAGCAAATGTTTTTTGAAACAGTGTTTACTGTTCCTTGGAAATACACTCTACAACTAGAAACAACCACAGAATTGGTAAGGAAAATGCTCACTGAATCTAGTTTCATCTTTGAAattaaggtatttttttcaatttgaaattaaagctgaagtATCCTCCTCCTACGGTCATCCTCTATCACAAAAAATGCACTTGGCAGTAATGTTGTGCTAATGTTAGTAGGAGAATATAAGTTACTCAGGCTTACTTAATTGATAACAGAAATGATAAAATTTCACTATACAAGTTCTGGTTTCCACTAAGTCCTTGCAACCAGAAAGAAGCTCCATAGTGGAAGAAAATGATTCTTAAAAGACTAGGCTATATTTTGCTAATGagtgtatttttcttctattcatTCCTCAGAGTATCACTTTTAACTAGAAAAATCAAATCTGAAACAGTAACATAGATATATGCTTAGGTAACTTTTACTGCTTCCTATCCCTGTGGATCAGTGAGGATCATGGGCAGAAGGTTAAGCATTTCAATAATTCATTTAGAGGGGACGAGCCTAAGTGACCTTGTAACAGATATAAATGTGGGAATTATTATAGGTTTGTGGCTGAATACAAT from Vidua macroura isolate BioBank_ID:100142 chromosome 20, ASM2450914v1, whole genome shotgun sequence encodes:
- the KIAA0753 gene encoding protein moonraker isoform X3 encodes the protein MVPSKTAVAHDAFEFTTQRYRNEAKALQTQLQFNRNVPAVPENLALRFSHPRPIIIEKLKASSDQRNLVGSEDLSLRSSRMFSVVSEERLKLAVQLAKRDMKQRRREEQVKQQVFGDAFSAPLRTQKSQPQKTEVLASRENKNTLKSQTRLTCQQRLDQPSRGESASSDTNLYLCVVKEGKPVPAVLDSPPTHDTGPDPKPNLNKKEHQNMQEVRHLQKELRSYVQKIEDIIKKGRDRELLDPEKEQRLCARRRQQAARSARMLYVLQQQVKEIQDDLEKLSPHTIKHTKKSQAVSRLAAAHRGAVRTLQAFANQFTDQTDEQIPAHFKELGSLIRQLSLCSAKLEGDSSISEAIIDILLQVEDLNSLLENKQTPKTVKKYISASQAKSPRNNETFPDRKHFLSPKGENKPLTLKGQHGQGSKKTPCARSLMTAVQQANSCAHVLHNKYQEENGPPTSERNATLQGSTDVLVRARAVKKESVLESGALKKKVVLLPAKPQGMLKSSKSRWAHPPGKHARFQEPTIAFQLKENKRPAKESKMPCLPSKPPPQSFSPKRLARLEAKKSRGVKVLTDICRGEMEKIQKLRSQTVSPGQCADKAGKEILEWSEPPLDRTQVATNADILSEKLLDDLLEDTAQELWSIDQHERHQAKALPVPDTHSLESMLQRMEEIERYQEAVRRRVTQIVYSDSQFWAQEDKMELQMASTANKPTSPHPVQITKLIRHGELETDILFEKPFDSTDIDENKEAEEKLQTGNDILQPSPLNSLQKAYSVSLSVPSNVLQSILDYNSRYKHHLKLISHEVVGSFDPWQIAESLAEQLTEEALCDVAAELQDVCEDYAEAVFTSEFLQSVQ
- the KIAA0753 gene encoding protein moonraker isoform X1 is translated as MVPSKTAVAHDAFEFTTQRYRNEAKALQTQLQFNRNVPAVPENLALRFSHPRPIIIEKLKASSDQRNLVGSEDLSLRSSRMFSVVSEERLKLAVQLAKRDMKQRRREEQVKQQVFGDAFSAPLRTQKSQPQKTEVLASRENKNTLKSQTRLTCQQRLDQPSRGESASSDTNLYLCVVKEGKPVPAVLDSPPTHDTGPDPKPNLNKKEHQNMQEVRHLQKELRSYVQKIEDIIKKGRDRELLDPEKEQRLCARRRQQAARSARMLYVLQQQVKEIQDDLEKLSPHTIKHTKKSQAVSRLAAAHRGAVRTLQAFANQFTDQTDEQIPAHFKELGSLIRQLSLCSAKLEGDSSISEAIIDILLQVEDLNSLLENKQTPKTVKKYISASQAKSPRNNETFPDRKHFLSPKGENKPLTLKGQHGQGSKKTPCARSLMTAVQQANSCAHVLHNKYQEENGPPTSERNATLQGSTDVLVRARAVKKESVLESGALKKKVVLLPAKPQGMLKSSKSRWAHPPGKHARFQEPTIAFQLKENKRPAKESKMPCLPSKPPPQSFSPKRLARLEAKKSRGVKVLTDICRGEMEKIQKLRSQTVSPGQCADKAGKEILEWSEPPLDRTQQVATNADILSEKLLDDLLEDTAQELWSIDQHERHQAKALPVPDTHSLESMLQRMEEIERYQEAVRRRVTQIVYSDSQFWAQEDKMELQMASTANKPTSPHPVQITKLIRHGELETDILFEKPFDSTDIDENKEAEEKLQTGNDILQPSPLNSLQKAYSVSLSVPSNVLQSILDYNSRYKHHLKLISHEVVGSFDPWQIAESLAEQLTEEALCDVAAELQDVCEDYAEAVFTSEFLQSVQ
- the KIAA0753 gene encoding protein moonraker isoform X2, which codes for MVPSKTAVAHDAFEFTTQRYRNEAKALQTQLQFNRNVPAVPENLALRFSHPRPIIIEKLKASSDQRNLVGSEDLSLRSSRMFSVVSEERLKLAVQLAKRDMKQRRREEQVKQQVFGDAFSAPLRTQKSQPQKTEVLASRENKNTLKSQTRLTCQQRLDQPSRGESASSDTNLYLCVVKEGKPVPAVLDSPPTHDTGPDPKPNLNKKEHQNMQEVRHLQKELRSYVQKIEDIIKKGRDRELLDPEKEQRLCARRRQQAARSARMLYVLQQQVKEIQDDLEKLSPHTIKHTKKSQAVSRLAAAHRGAVRTLQAFANQFTDQTDEQIPAHFKELGSLIRQLSLCSAKLEGDSSISEAIIDILLQVEDLNSLLENKQTPKTVKKYISASQAKSPRNNETFPDRKHFLSPKGENKPLTLKGQHGQGSKKTPCARSLMTVQQANSCAHVLHNKYQEENGPPTSERNATLQGSTDVLVRARAVKKESVLESGALKKKVVLLPAKPQGMLKSSKSRWAHPPGKHARFQEPTIAFQLKENKRPAKESKMPCLPSKPPPQSFSPKRLARLEAKKSRGVKVLTDICRGEMEKIQKLRSQTVSPGQCADKAGKEILEWSEPPLDRTQQVATNADILSEKLLDDLLEDTAQELWSIDQHERHQAKALPVPDTHSLESMLQRMEEIERYQEAVRRRVTQIVYSDSQFWAQEDKMELQMASTANKPTSPHPVQITKLIRHGELETDILFEKPFDSTDIDENKEAEEKLQTGNDILQPSPLNSLQKAYSVSLSVPSNVLQSILDYNSRYKHHLKLISHEVVGSFDPWQIAESLAEQLTEEALCDVAAELQDVCEDYAEAVFTSEFLQSVQ
- the KIAA0753 gene encoding protein moonraker isoform X4; translation: MVPSKTAVAHDAFEFTTQRYRNEAKALQTQLQFNRNVPAVPENLALRFSHPRPIIIEKLKASSDQRNLVGSEDLSLRSSRMFSVVSEERLKLAVQLAKRDMKQRRREEQVKQQVFGDAFSAPLRTQKSQPQKTEVLASRENKNTLKSQTRLTCQQRLDQPSRGESASSDTNLYLCVVKEGKPVPAVLDSPPTHDTGPDPKPNLNKKEHQNMQEVRHLQKELRSYVQKIEDIIKKGRDRELLDPEKEQRLCARRRQQAARSARMLYVLQQQVKEIQDDLEKLSPHTIKHTKKSQAVSRLAAAHRGAVRTLQAFANQFTDQTDEQIPAHFKELGSLIRQLSLCSAKLEGDSSISEAIIDILLQVEDLNSLLENKQTPKTVKKYISASQAKSPRNNETFPDRKHFLSPKGENKPLTLKGQHGQGSKKTPCARSLMTAVQQANSCAHVLHNKYQEENGPPTSERNATLQGSTDVLVRARAVKKESVLESGALKKKVVLLPAKPQGMLKSSKSRWAHPPGKHARFQEPTIAFQLKENKRPAKESKMPCLPSKPPPQSFSPKRSQTVSPGQCADKAGKEILEWSEPPLDRTQQVATNADILSEKLLDDLLEDTAQELWSIDQHERHQAKALPVPDTHSLESMLQRMEEIERYQEAVRRRVTQIVYSDSQFWAQEDKMELQMASTANKPTSPHPVQITKLIRHGELETDILFEKPFDSTDIDENKEAEEKLQTGNDILQPSPLNSLQKAYSVSLSVPSNVLQSILDYNSRYKHHLKLISHEVVGSFDPWQIAESLAEQLTEEALCDVAAELQDVCEDYAEAVFTSEFLQSVQ